The sequence GATTGGTCAGGTCGCGTGTTCTGAGTGCAGGCGTCACCTCAGGCATCTACAGTGATGATGAGCGGTTTCCATACATAACAGTAAGTTTTTGGGAAACAGAGGTAAGAGAAAAATAcgctttatatattttatgtatatattaataagttACTATAGGGTTATTTGGTTGATTCGAtgaagtttgaaaataaaatcatgacgTTACAAACGAAACGCGTATAATACACAACTAACAAATGcactgaaatttaaataatacattattattgtatatatttatatatatttgttttaccaACCATGCTAAGGCCTCATCTTTGTCCCAAACAGGCAAAATGAAACCTAACAAGCACAAAGCAACGCATTCAGCTGAAAGGGAATTTGGAGGTGCTCTTGGTGagctaatttttatatatatatatatatatatatatatatatatagatatatatatatctatatatatatatatatatatatatatatgcatatgtttgtgtatgtgtagtgatttatttactgtgtgaCTGTATGTGGCTTCTGTGCCATATGAGTTCATTGGTCCACCTCACCTGTCCAGGTGCCACCTGCATCCCTGTGTTCCTGCCTCTGACGGTTCTGTACCTGCTGAGTGTGTGTCGGTCTCCAGCAGCCAGTGTCCTGCAGTGGCCTCCTCCTTTACCCCCCACTGCACATTTATGGGACCCATTGGCCGCAGTTCTGATTGTAGGTTGGATCACCCTGCAGAGTTTTCTCTATCTACTGCCCATAGGGAAGGTGAGATAGTGTATCATATCAAAATTAGGTTATTTTCTGAAGCGAGTATGTCAGATATTTAACTGATTTATTTGTTAACAGGTTTCTGAAGGATTGGTCCTCAGAGATGGATCCAGATTGAAATATCCCATTAATGGTAATCTATGCTGTCTACCTGTTTGTAATGTTAtacaaataatgctaataatacatttttaatgtctttgacaCAAATTAAACAGAACAGTTTTTGTTGACATGATAACCTTTGACCTCTTGTAAACTATTATATACATAGTAGAGTACAAATTCCATTTGTCAGTAAACTTTAGTTTCTCCTTTTATCTGGACAGTGCTTAGTTtctttgttcatttaagtttagCATAGTTTCATAATTCAAGACTGTGcatttttacaaagaaatttAAAGGTTaagtaaaaaaacatataatgatATACTATTAGTAcacatgatgataataataatatattagtacagttctaaagaaaaataacaagCTTGAttgcttaatttaaatattgataatctaAAATTATTAggatacactaccattaaaaagtttggggctagtatttatttgatcaaaaatactgtaaaaactgtaatactgtgaaatattattacaatttaaatgaactgttttctatttgaataaattttaaaatataatttattcctcttatgacaaagatgaattttcatcatcattactccagtcttcagtgtcacatgatccttcagaaatcattctaatatgcagatttggtgctcaagaaacaattcttgtcatcatcaatgttgaaaacagttgtgctgcttaatattaaactaaaaccTTTCTAAATCTTTTGAGAAGTTGGGTATATTTTTATCTTTGTAGATATGATTGTGACCtgatttttatatctttatttcttAGGTTTCCATGCCCTGAGCATTACTGCTGTCCTGTTGCTAGTATGTCTTTGGCTGGGAATGCCACTCGGGTATCTGTTTGAGCTGATTTTGCCTCTGGCTGTATGTGCCATTGGTGTGTCCTACCTGCTGTCTATGTACCTGTATATCTGCTCTTTCTGGGCACCTCAGCATGCTTTATCACTTGGAGGAAACACAGGTGCGATAAGTAGTCCTGATATTTACAGATCATTTACAGTTATTGTCAGATATTCCAGATATGCTTCTACTTTGAAGTCTCTTCAAAGTATTTGTCAATGCTGTTACATTGTGATTTGTAGGAAATCCTCTCTATGACTTCTTCATGGGCCGAGAACTCAACCCTCGGATTGGAGATTTTGACTTGAAATATTTCTGTGAACTAAGACCTGGATTAATAGGCTGGGTAAGAGTCTCAACAGATTTTTACAtgaacatataaatatgtatgtaaatatatatgctattgtttaaatgtttggggttggtaagtttaaacaataatattgttaaatattattacaatttaaaaaaagatgtttttttatttgacgcattacattttaaaatgtaatttgttcctgtgatgaaaagctgaattttcagcatcattactccagtcttcagtgtcacatgatgcttcagataccattctaatatgctaatatcAAATCTGAAACACCAAAGTATTTTACCCACTTTTTCTCTTTTGCATTGTTGTTTTTCAGGTGGTAATAAACCTGGGGATGTTAATGAAAGAAGTAGAGCTGAGAGGCTCTCCATCTCTTGCCATGCTGCTTGTCAACGGCTTTCAGCTCCTCTATGTGACAGATGCTCTGTGGAATGAAGTatgaaaaaaacagtatattcggaaaatatatacatgcatgtattaaTATAGACTGAGTCCCAAATACACACAACATTACCATTTTCCTTGTGCCTGCAGGAGGCTGTGCTTACTACTATGGATATTGTGCATGATGGATTTGGGTTCATGTTGGCGTTTGGCGACCTGGCCTGGGTTCCCTTCACGTATGGTCTTCAGGCCATGTTTCTGGTTGTGCACCCACAGTCACTTAGTACTCTTGAAGCAGCAGGGATTATTCTTCTAAATGGTAATCTACAGCCTGTTTTGCACCAAtctaaatgtttaacattttctaACTCTCCTATTTTTGATCTTTTGCAGGAATTGGTTATTACATTTTCCGGAAATCCAACTCTCAGAAAAATCAGTTCAGAAGAGACCCCACACATAAAAGTGTATCACGTTAGTAATCACGTGTCTTTTGATATGCTACCAACTTTAAGTTTGTATTAAGTGAACATTGTTTTAGAACACTTCATCGGGATCTAAAATGAAGAAAAGGGTGAATTTCTAACTGGAGACCAAATTATGGCTTCCAGACTTGCATTAATGATGAATTTTCACATCCTTTCTTTTCACTTGTAGACCTGGAAACTATCGCCACTGCAACAGGAAAGCGTCTCTTGGTTTCAGGGTGGTGGGGGTTTGTCAGGCATCCAAACTACCTGGGGGACCTTCTCATGGCTCTGGCGTGGTCCCTGCCTTGTGGTAAGTAATAAGCAAATGATTTGAACTGATGCGTCTCATTTCAGTTGCATAGTttaagggtgtgttcacacttgtcatgtttggttcAAAATGAACTCTTGTGCTAGTGTGAACGCTGCCATCCGAACCCTGGTGCGCACAAAACAAGCGGGCCGAGACCGCTGAAAAAGATAGGTCTCGGTCCGCTTCCAAACAAACCATGCTGCAGTTCGAATGAAATATGAACGCAACACAGAACAAACACTTCTAAAgaaccaaaaacaggaagtaatgaaGATGTGATGCTATGCAACATTATTTGACGACACGGTgtaaccaaaacaaaatgagcagagggCAAACATGGAGCAACAATGAGGTAAAGTGCCTTTAATGAGCTCCTTGTGAGATGGCAtttggtgaaaataaaattaaatgtacacgCAAGAATGAGCGCGCTTAGTCCAGCAGACGgcattaggtgtgttcgacttaaaGCGGGTGTTCGGTAAGTTCCGTCACGATATATACGTCATTCAAGCCGACCAGTCAGGTTGTGAACGTatcactatgcctttaggttCAATGTCAAAAATGCCAATGTGAACGCTAAGCTAAGCGGACCAGGACCAAATGTATCATTTTActttttggtccggaccaaatgaaccaaacACCCCACACTCCTGCATGATGATTTTAACGCagaccagggttgccaggtctgggTAACAAaaatatcccaaatatcaaaatattatatattactaaaaaatcagtttttctaAAAGTCATCCACTCAtaattacagtataatttaataatttgtttattgcaactttttttcttaggaATGTTGCATATTCTGCCTTACTTCTATGTCATATATTTCACCATTCTGCTCATCCACCGAGAGGCCAGAGATGAGAAACAATGCAGAGCCAAATACGGACTGGCCTGGGACACGTACTGCAGACGAGTGCCCTACAGAATAATCCCGTACATTTATTAATGCAGACTGATGTGTTCAACCACTGGATGTGTCAAAATCAGTGCAGAGAACTGGACATAACAAAATATATgccatatattgtttttatttgcgtcataacattgctttctattcattcaaatgtttttaaaaaatgaaaaaatatgttgtgttgtattatattattaaaaacatttttgttatcaTCAGTGTTCAGTACAATCTTCAAGTGTGGACTGCAGCATTCATGACATTTAAAGGCTCAAGAAATTTTTCAATTCTTCAAACACAAATACctgtaatacaaattattttattttaaatgattattttttttatttaaaagtacataCAATACAATCACTCAATTTCTTCTATCAAAGCTCCTTTACTTTTTTCCCGTCccttttccaaacatttcttctCTCCTTCTAGTCCCATCCTCTCCATCTCCCTTCTCTCATAGTCCATCCACACACATCCTGCAAGACTCCTCAAAATTTTGGGATTCTCTTTTAACCAAGCCTGAAAAAAATCGCACTTCTTTCCAGCTTGAAAATACATCTGCCTCATCTGCTTGTCTTCCTTAGGAACAGAAGCCTTTGTCTTGCTCAAAGCTGTGCGCAGCTGGGACAGAGCAGACAGAGAATATCCCACAGCATCCTCTCTGCTCTCTCCAGTCAGAATATGAGCCACCGCTTCCACAGCTCGAAGTGAAGCCAAAGGGTCCTCGCAATCAAAGTATCCTCCTGCAGATACAGCTCTCATTCCAGCATCGAGAGCCTCAGAGACGGAGCTGAAGACCCGTCCATGACCCAAACTCTCTGAGATGTCAAGCACCACCTGACAGAACTCAAGCAACATCTCTGAGATGTCTCCATTATAGAGACACAGCGAGAAGGTGTATCCATAAAGAGCATTGATCAGGTTGTACCGCACTAGAGGAGACGGGTTTGAAGATAGTGTGTGAAGAGGAGGGATTTTGGCACTTATTGGAGGGATTGAGCTTTTTAGCGATTTGTCTGATTTTACTTTATTGCTGACTTTTTTAGCATTCACATTGTGCATTTCTTTATCATTCTCAGACTGAAGCTCCTTGATAAGTGCTTTAGTATCTTTCTCATGTCGTTCCCACCAGGGGCTCCACAGAACAACCACTCCACCAATACCACCGTCTTTCACCAGTCTCTCAAATTTCTCCTTTTCCTGGGCTGACAGCAACGACCAGAGTTCATCCTCTGATAGAGAGTCAATATCCAGGCCTGCTAACTTCTCAGCTAAATCAGTTTTCTCTTCATCACTCCCGTCTTCAATATCTCGGAGTTCTGCTAGTATTTCTTGTGCCTCATGACTTGTTTCATCCCCACTAGATTGAATCTCTGCTAACCTAGAAAGCAGCTCCAAAGCATGTGCGTCTTTTTCGGTCACACTAGTTTCATCTTCTCCCAGGTTTCTTAATAAATTCTCCATTCCTCCCTCGCTCTCAGCGCTCTGTCTGAGCCGTAGCAGGATTTCCTGCATCTTGCTTTTCCCCTCCTCATCTGAGATGCCTTGGGATTTCAGCTCCTGCAGCACAGACTCTTTATAAAACTCGTCTGAGCATGAAGAGTGATTCTGACTCCTGTAACAAGCCAGGCCACAATATGGGACGTTACACCTCGGGCAAGTGTAACAGGAGGGGTTAGATAAGCAAAGCCCACATGGTTTGATTGAAGATGCAGTAGTTCCACCCTCTGTCCCATCGGAAGGTGTCAGGAGAGCTTCAGAGGTCCCTCTTTGGGGGAGCACGATTCCATCTTTGGTGGTAACTGATTCAGAGTGTGTTTCAGGCCAGTCACTGAGGCGCTTCTCACTCTTCGGTGTAATATCAGTGAGTAATGAACGCACGCACGCAGGGATTTTACGTCTAACAACAGGATCCATGAACAGCTAATTTACCGAGGTAGATTGCATCGGTGTTAATGTTCAGATCtgcaattaaaaggaaaaaaaaatcatctttaataaTTAAGTCTAATGTAGATAAATTCTAAATCTTCACAAAAGCATAACAGATTCAAATCGATTACACATCAACATCTCTCCTAATAAACTTTTTATAATGTTTCTCTTACCTTACAGAATTCTGTGTATGCGCACTTTGTTTCCACACACgtacaaatatattacaaatgagTAGATATTTATGCAGcctgtgtttttaaatttacttaCATGTAAAGCGTCACGTTAGAATAACGTTTCTCGTCGCAACATGATGACGCATTCGTCAAGACTGCGCAATATTTGCGcatgttggatggatggatataaaaAGTTGCACCCGCTGCCAATCATGTAACGCCTGGCTAAGTTGACTTGCTTATGAATTTGAATAAATCTTTAAGGAAAATTGGGAACTTTCTTGTTCTTGTGCTTTGGATTGAAACATAACAGATAGTTTGTTTATCGGCAAATcattattgacagaaaaaaacgTGTAAATAAACCGTATTTCCTGTAAGAACTATCACGAAAccagttattttcattttatcaataaaaaatgaaatgatatttGGATTGAATGCagttttctaaatttttttataaatttttttagatgatgtttttatagatttaaaaacttttatttaatatactttcATTGTGACCAAAATTCAAAGGTTTCCCATTCATAAattcaatttacaaataaaaaagctTTATGGTTTTGTTGACTGAAGTAATGCTGTACATAAAGACTCCTTGACacttcaatttatttttgtagtggTTGTCTTTTTTATGTGTAATTGTCTGATATTTGCATTTGAACTAAGGtgcatgtataatttatataatattttttatatataatttgatttatattaagCCTTTTTCAGACAGAAGTGTTACAAATAGGATTTAGTCAATACCTTAGACTTATTTCAATCCTAAACAACAGGGACAACACAGAAACATGCTTGCTGTAATCACAAACTCTTTAATACAACAGCAGAACACAGGTACTGAAAAGGGTACACTGATGATAATTTACAGTTTGTCCACCTGTTTAAGGAGGAGAGAACACTATTATACATTTCCTCTCAGCCTTTGTATTGCAGCTCAGTTCATTAGCTGTGCCCACATCAAATTTAAAATCCCTTCTTCAATAGCCAGTCCTTCAGCTCTTTATCAAACTGCCCTTTAATTCTGATGGTCCCGGTTACTTCATTGACCTGTGTTGGAGGCTCTTTGCCTGTAAGCCCCAGCAGGAATTCCTTAACATCCTTATTCAGGGCCTGGAAATAATTGATAGTCAGTTAATAAAAGAATTGGACTAATATATTACACACTGTCCTTCTAAACAGGTCCGCTCATTACACTCACCCAAATGTCTCCCTCAATCTTTCTGAGCAGAGTGCTGTGCTGGTTCCCATGCTTGATGTCCAAGTACACTGGCACATTGTGCATCCGGGAGCGACGGATCATGTAAGGCACTGAAGGTGGCGTagctatataattaataataataataaaaacagaactcCATGAACGAGAATCTCAAAATGCTTTCCTGACATCAAAGATTAAACCACATCCATCCCTTAAAGCCTGTGCACCAATATTATGATTACATGCATTTCTCCATGTGAGGTAAAAATACAAGTGTGTTTACCTGATGCTGGGATCCACCCTGAGGGTGCAGGGCCTTCATGTTCAGGTGGAGCTGGGATGCGTGAAGGAGGAACAAGTCTCTCCACGAACCTGAACTCTTCTGTGGATTCAATAAAGCCCCTTGGTCCTTCAGCAGGGTTGCTTTCTGTCTAAAATGAAACCAAACCGTCTTGTTAAATCACTCAATTATGTTTCAGTATCAAGCTAGAACGACTGTTTGTTGCTCGTTACATTTCAAGAACAAATCATCCGATGCAAATCTAAACTGTGACAGCTGATGCACAACTGATTTTCACACTACCTGGATAAATTATAGGGTAAAAATGATTGTAATACTAACTCTCAAACAAGCTCCAGTACTCAGTGAACGCGTGGCTGGATGAAAAGCTCTGTAAGCAGCTCGGCAGACTGTCAAAGACATGCTTCTGACGGAGGCGGACATTTCTCTTCTGAGAGAGAGGAAGGACAGGGAAATATGACGTCATGGGTTTGAGCGAGAAAACTTTATTGACAACACAAGAAAATGCGTAAGGATAATATTTCCAAAGATGactaaaatctacatttttacaattttatattcaCTCTTGTTTTAAAGATCGAAATATAAACGCAATGTTACAGTAAAACTGTGTTCTAGAAGCTGTCCAGAGAACTTTTATGTGGCTTTAATAAAATGCGCATGCGCAGAAAAATACCTTCTAGAATCGCGTAAACATTTCAGAGTTGATGTTGATGTCGTGTTTGGCGTTCATATCTAGTATCAGTAGCGACTTAggtaactatttttaatatttaaataattttattgtttatattgtgcTGTTTCCAACGATTCCGTCAAGCGGATTACACGTTTTAACTCTGTTTTATAAAGACTGAACATCATGCAGCTGTTTGTTCGTGGCCAGACTTTGCACTCTATTCATCTGAATGGCTCAGAGACTGTTGCCCAAATCAAGGtactttttctgatttttatacATAGTTATTTTAGACAAACTTGAATACGATttggaaattattaatttaattgtttttcaggCTCAGATTGAAGCTTTGGAGGGCCTGGCGTGTGAGGATCAGATCATTTCTCTCTGCGGGGCTCCTCTGGAGGATGAGACTCTGATGTGTCAGTCTGGGATTGAGGACTTCAGCACTCTTGAGGTCACCTCGAGACTGTTAGGAGGTAAAGATCAACTTTGCTACCCTGTGCCTGTTTATCATGCCGTCAGTGAAAGGCCTGATGGATTACATTATTGTAAACTTCATTTGTGAAGGCAGTCAGCCtagaaatattcattttttattttattttttggagtaaTTGATAAATCTGGCTACCTTATGATAGATATCTTGGTTTGgatgttttcataaatataacCTGTTTCCACCCAAAGGCAAAGTCCATGGCTCCCTGGCTAGAGCAGGCAAAGTCAGAGGACAAACTCCCAAAGTAAGATACATGTCAACAATGTTTATAtcccataatatatatatatatatatatatatatcattttgggCACGTATTGGTTTATTGACTTTGTTCACTGATGATTATTCCAGGTGGACAAgcaggagaagaaaaagaaaaagacaggcAGAGCGAAGAGAAGAATTCAGTATAACCGACGCTTTGTCAATGTTGTCCCAACGTTTGGCAAAAAGAAAGGGCCAAATGCTAACTCATAATTTGCCTTTAAAAATGACTGTCAGTGTTCACTGCATTCCTGAATAATTCACTTTGGCTGACTAGTAGGACATtcctgattgaaaaaaaaaaatgtaaaagccaGGTGATTTATAAAAGCGAATTATTTTGGGCACTTTATATACTACAATAATTTGTCATACATATGTCATTGTAATATGTAATAAACTGAATCACTTTGATGGGAAAAAAAGAGTATTGTAAGTACAAGTTACATTGTTTTGTaagttgcaaataaaaacatttaatgaaatatgattgAATCGTGTGTCATTACATTCTCATAATTATTTGAATTGAATAACTCTGCCAGTGTTGCTTTGgtgattcatttaaaagtccATGTCAACACAGGAAGACCAAATGCAAAGCTATGCTATTCTTGTCTTCTTCCCCACTGGATCAAAGATCACCACCATGCCCCAGGCAGCCAAACCTGTGGAGAGAACAGATCAGAGTCAGTTCTGATCTCATGTCTCAGAACAGAGAGGGCATGAGTGAGCTCACCTGCAGCAAACATCATCTGCACCACTGTGCCCATAGACGCGGGTCCGCCTAGACGCACGGCTCTCCGCGCGTGCATGCCCACGTATCCCCCTGAAACCAGCAGCCCACCGCCCGAGAGCACTCGACAGCTCCAGCAGTCCCCAAACAGCGGTTTCTCAGCCGCCTGCGGTGTGACCGGACTCGTCTGCTCCGGTAGCGGCGGTGGATTTGACATGTTCAGGTCTAAGTGTTTAATATCCAAGCTGCTTTGTACAGGTCTCTGGTGTTTCAAACAAGTGATGCTATCAAATGTCCAAATAATTTGGTAACATCATTAACGTCCATACAGAAAACTGTCTACTAACTCCATCGCCATGAGAGAAATATCGGGTCACGATGACCCTATACACCGGAAGCGTTTAGCGTTAGTGCTGTTTTTGCATTCGTGCAAGTCATGGCTGTGCAAACATTGCGCAGACGCGATAACAGAGCGTGCAACGCTCATCATTCAGCTTATTCAAGATTGACGTATACTTTATTAGAAAAGTACACAAAACACGTTCAAAGTTTTATTTGCGATACAATCtccataaacatttatataaatacacaaacattgtgGTCCATTTTGGACCAGCCATAAACCAGCTACTAGCAGGTCATAGcagcttgttgttgtttttttttggaaactggtTCGCAACACAGCTAATATGTCAAGATTAATTTTCCAGCAAGGAAAACACAATCAAAGCAAATCTTACAGCACGTGCCGTTCATGGCAGTGTCCATCAAGTGATGACATGAAGAATTTgcagatcttttatttttttaacaagtcACTGGCTTCATATTTAAACTCCAGGCATGTACAGACTGTTGATGGCATGTGAAAGTCTGATATCTGTGCAAACACATTCCTTCATTTCTGGCCACCATATCCACGTGCAATGTTATCATTCGTCTCTGCAGCATCCTTCAAAACCTGAAGCATGAGGGCATTTCTCCTTCTGCTCTCCTCCATCCGGACAGGGTTGGCCTCTGGCAGATTCTGAAAAATTAGATCAAGAGATGGATCAGGACACAACTCTGATCAGTTGTTTACaactttacattataatatttgctGCTATCTAAAaacatcatattattttataatattctaCACAGATGTGTGATCCATGGGGATCCAACAACAACTAATGTAGTTCTCTCACTGCTATTGATCAGGAGGCGTAAAAGTGTCCAGATATCACAATCAGAGTGTAATAAAAAACGACCCCGTTTACTTTAATTCGTTAATGTACCCCGCACAGTTAATAACAGATCGTGTAAAACGCTGCAGGACCACGTTCATTATGAAACTGGCTGTTTACAAACAATCGTTGGTAGCGTTACTTGCCAGCAGTCGTGAAAGCGACACCCCACGATTATATTCAAGTTCATCAAATAGGTTTATGTTTCTCATTAATAAAACTGCAATGTTTCAGTACCTTTAATATCTCCTTTTTCCTATCCTCTCCAGGTGCAATTATGGCCCACATGCCGTAACCCACACCAAAAAGCCCAAACACCCCGATCGAGGCCAGGGCGGTCCTCATACCGCTCATGGTGTACGCGAGCTCAACGCGAGCGTCCAACGCAATAATTACACGCTTGGTATAAATGATCAAGCTCCCCCGGGTCGCGAGAAATCCTGGGTCAGTACAACAACACACCGCACACTGTCAGTTGACACCgatgcagtgcattgtgggagtcCTTTATTATACAACTTTTAACCGCTTACTGGCAGATTCAGGAAGGACTGTGGAAACGGACAGGTGACAGTCCTTTTAACTCTCACATCAGATTTATTATTATGGGATGGTTTGCAGTTATTGATAATATTACGTTTcccataaattaaatatttctttctttctttctttctttctttctttctttctttctttctttcttcattcattcgttcaattaaaccaattcaaaaatctgtgtaaaaatataaaaagaatagaatGATAATGGTTTGGAAAGTATCTATATAATGTTCCTTTTTGGTTTCACACAAGTTGTTACCTTTTTTGTTATGGGGAAATATCATCCATAACAGGATTGCTCACAGAATATTGAATGCAGCATAATATAACTTTTCTGGTTAAAA is a genomic window of Cyprinus carpio isolate SPL01 chromosome B10, ASM1834038v1, whole genome shotgun sequence containing:
- the mrpl49 gene encoding mitochondrial ribosomal protein L49 — encoded protein: MSASVRSMSLTVCRAAYRAFHPATRSLSTGACLRTESNPAEGPRGFIESTEEFRFVERLVPPSRIPAPPEHEGPAPSGWIPASATPPSVPYMIRRSRMHNVPVYLDIKHGNQHSTLLRKIEGDIWALNKDVKEFLLGLTGKEPPTQVNEVTGTIRIKGQFDKELKDWLLKKGF
- the tm7sf2 gene encoding delta(14)-sterol reductase TM7SF2 — its product is MKPNKHKATHSAEREFGGALGATCIPVFLPLTVLYLLSVCRSPAASVLQWPPPLPPTAHLWDPLAAVLIVGWITLQSFLYLLPIGKVSEGLVLRDGSRLKYPINGFHALSITAVLLLVCLWLGMPLGYLFELILPLAVCAIGVSYLLSMYLYICSFWAPQHALSLGGNTGNPLYDFFMGRELNPRIGDFDLKYFCELRPGLIGWVVINLGMLMKEVELRGSPSLAMLLVNGFQLLYVTDALWNEEAVLTTMDIVHDGFGFMLAFGDLAWVPFTYGLQAMFLVVHPQSLSTLEAAGIILLNGIGYYIFRKSNSQKNQFRRDPTHKSVSHLETIATATGKRLLVSGWWGFVRHPNYLGDLLMALAWSLPCGMLHILPYFYVIYFTILLIHREARDEKQCRAKYGLAWDTYCRRVPYRIIPYIY
- the dmac1 gene encoding distal membrane-arm assembly complex protein 1, with amino-acid sequence MSNPPPLPEQTSPVTPQAAEKPLFGDCWSCRVLSGGGLLVSGGYVGMHARRAVRLGGPASMGTVVQMMFAAGLAAWGMVVIFDPVGKKTRIA
- the faub gene encoding FAU ubiquitin like and ribosomal protein S30 fusion b, whose translation is MQLFVRGQTLHSIHLNGSETVAQIKAQIEALEGLACEDQIISLCGAPLEDETLMCQSGIEDFSTLEVTSRLLGGKVHGSLARAGKVRGQTPKVDKQEKKKKKTGRAKRRIQYNRRFVNVVPTFGKKKGPNANS
- the LOC109097631 gene encoding ubiquinol-cytochrome-c reductase complex assembly factor 3, with product MSGMRTALASIGVFGLFGVGYGMWAIIAPGEDRKKEILKNLPEANPVRMEESRRRNALMLQVLKDAAETNDNIARGYGGQK
- the znhit2 gene encoding zinc finger HIT domain-containing protein 2; this encodes MDPVVRRKIPACVRSLLTDITPKSEKRLSDWPETHSESVTTKDGIVLPQRGTSEALLTPSDGTEGGTTASSIKPCGLCLSNPSCYTCPRCNVPYCGLACYRSQNHSSCSDEFYKESVLQELKSQGISDEEGKSKMQEILLRLRQSAESEGGMENLLRNLGEDETSVTEKDAHALELLSRLAEIQSSGDETSHEAQEILAELRDIEDGSDEEKTDLAEKLAGLDIDSLSEDELWSLLSAQEKEKFERLVKDGGIGGVVVLWSPWWERHEKDTKALIKELQSENDKEMHNVNAKKVSNKVKSDKSLKSSIPPISAKIPPLHTLSSNPSPLVRYNLINALYGYTFSLCLYNGDISEMLLEFCQVVLDISESLGHGRVFSSVSEALDAGMRAVSAGGYFDCEDPLASLRAVEAVAHILTGESREDAVGYSLSALSQLRTALSKTKASVPKEDKQMRQMYFQAGKKCDFFQAWLKENPKILRSLAGCVWMDYERREMERMGLEGEKKCLEKGREKSKGALIEEIE